One region of Deltaproteobacteria bacterium genomic DNA includes:
- the pdxA gene encoding 4-hydroxythreonine-4-phosphate dehydrogenase PdxA — MTHEPAEGNEPAATGADRIAVTLGDPSGIGPEIVGKALAAAPGALARRVVVFGDGGALRGAVPDGIALRAVTHLAPEDARPGRPTPAGAAAQVAYVEAAVAAARAGEVAALVTAPIAKAQVRRAGFAFDGHTDYLAHAFGARRVAMMFAGPRLKVALATVHLPLRDVPARVTADRVRDCIELVADAMVRDFGAARPRVGVVGLNPHAGEAGLFGDEEQVAIAPAIAACRAAGIDCGGPLVPDAAFRAAMSGRWDALVAMYHDQALIPVKLVDFDDAVNVTLGLPIVRTSPDHGVAYDIAGAGRARPTSFVAALRLADELLARRRAR, encoded by the coding sequence ATGACGCACGAACCGGCAGAAGGCAACGAACCCGCCGCCACCGGCGCGGACCGGATCGCCGTCACGCTCGGCGATCCGTCCGGCATCGGACCGGAGATCGTCGGAAAGGCGCTGGCGGCGGCGCCGGGGGCCTTGGCGCGGCGCGTCGTGGTGTTCGGCGACGGCGGCGCGCTGCGCGGCGCCGTTCCGGACGGCATCGCGCTGCGCGCGGTCACGCACCTGGCGCCGGAGGACGCGCGCCCCGGCCGGCCGACGCCGGCAGGGGCGGCGGCGCAGGTCGCGTACGTCGAGGCGGCGGTGGCGGCGGCCCGCGCCGGCGAGGTCGCCGCGCTGGTGACGGCGCCGATCGCGAAGGCGCAGGTGCGGCGCGCCGGGTTTGCGTTCGACGGTCACACCGACTACCTGGCGCACGCATTCGGCGCGCGCCGGGTGGCGATGATGTTCGCCGGCCCGCGGCTGAAGGTGGCGTTGGCGACGGTCCACCTGCCGCTGCGCGACGTGCCGGCGCGCGTGACGGCCGACCGCGTGCGCGACTGCATCGAACTCGTGGCGGATGCAATGGTCCGCGATTTCGGCGCCGCGCGCCCGCGCGTCGGCGTCGTCGGTCTCAATCCGCACGCCGGCGAGGCGGGCCTGTTCGGGGACGAGGAGCAGGTCGCGATCGCGCCGGCAATCGCCGCGTGCCGTGCCGCGGGCATCGACTGCGGCGGGCCGCTGGTGCCCGACGCGGCGTTTCGCGCCGCGATGTCCGGCCGGTGGGACGCGCTGGTGGCGATGTACCACGATCAGGCGCTCATCCCGGTCAAGCTCGTCGACTTCGACGACGCGGTCAACGTCACGCTAGGCCTGCCGATCGTCCGAACCTCCCCCGACCACGGCGTCGCCTACGACATCGCCGGGGCCGGCCGGGCGCGGCCGACGAGCTTTGTCGCCGCGCTGCGCCTGGCCGATGAACTGCTCGCCCGGCGTCGCGCGCGATGA